Within the Candidatus Thorarchaeota archaeon genome, the region TTGAACTTGAGCGGGTATTGCCAAAATATCGACTTTACTTCCCCGACGGTACAACCATGGATTATGGTGGATATGAGGACAATATCGCTGAAATCCAGAAAATGAGTCCGGAGGACGTAGATGGTTACCGCAAATTCCTGGACAAAGTTAAACCAATTTACGAACTCGGTTTTGAGAAGTTTGGATCCATGCCGTTCGAAACGATTTGGAGCATGGCGAAGATGGCACCTGCAGGATTGAGGTACAAGGCCTACAAGAGTGTGTATGGATTCGTATCAGACTATGTCAAAGATGAACGTCTTCGTATGGCACTATCGTTTAATCCACTCTTTATTGGTGGTAATCCTTTTGATGCCACTGCCATCTACACCCTGATTACCTACATAGAAGAGAAACACGGCGTGTGGTGGGTCAAAGGAGGCACACACAAACTTGTGGATGCAATGGGTCAAGTGTTTGAGGAACTAGGCGGGACTACCAAGCTGAATTCTGAAGTCATCGCCATTCCTGTTGACGGAAGAGGGGCTGTAGAAGGAGTAGAAACCAACGATGGCAAATACTATGATGCCGATATTGTTGTCTGCAATTCTGACGTGGCGGAGACCTATATGAATTTGATAGACGAACGCCACCGAAGCAAGAACAGCGACAAACGGTATAGAAAAGCAGATTGGAGCATGAGCCTTTTCATGGTCTATTTTGGCGTCGAGAAGACGTATCCTGATATGACACATCATAGCATTGTCTTTGGACCCCGATATCGCGGACTGATAGATGATATCTTCAAGAACAATGTGATTCCAGATGATTTCTCCACGTACTTGCATATCCCCACGCGTACGGATTCAGAGCTTGCACCTCCGGGATGTGAGACGATGTACGCTTGCACACCTATAACAAACTTGGATTCGAATACGGACTGGGAGACTAAAAAAGAGGATTTCAAAAACCACATTCTTGAACATCTAGATGAACGTGTATTACCGGATCTGATTGATAATCTGGCTGTCGAACGTGTGTTTACGCCACAGGAGTTCAAGGATGAATTCAATTCGTACAAAGGGACAGCTTTCTCACTGCAACCGCTGCTTATGCAATCTGGTTACTTCAGACCCCATAATCGATCGCGAGACATCAAGGGGCTCTATCTAGTCGGTGCAGGCACGCATCCTGGTGCAGGAGTTCCCAGCGTTATCATGTCTGCGGATATTACAACCGATTTGATACAGCAAGACTTGGCT harbors:
- the crtI gene encoding phytoene desaturase, with the protein product MSNEAESDRRNVCVVGGGLGGLAAAIRIQANGHEVTLLEKRHQLGGRAGVFTEKGYTFDTGPTIVTPPTVVHDVFEAAGKKLEDYVELERVLPKYRLYFPDGTTMDYGGYEDNIAEIQKMSPEDVDGYRKFLDKVKPIYELGFEKFGSMPFETIWSMAKMAPAGLRYKAYKSVYGFVSDYVKDERLRMALSFNPLFIGGNPFDATAIYTLITYIEEKHGVWWVKGGTHKLVDAMGQVFEELGGTTKLNSEVIAIPVDGRGAVEGVETNDGKYYDADIVVCNSDVAETYMNLIDERHRSKNSDKRYRKADWSMSLFMVYFGVEKTYPDMTHHSIVFGPRYRGLIDDIFKNNVIPDDFSTYLHIPTRTDSELAPPGCETMYACTPITNLDSNTDWETKKEDFKNHILEHLDERVLPDLIDNLAVERVFTPQEFKDEFNSYKGTAFSLQPLLMQSGYFRPHNRSRDIKGLYLVGAGTHPGAGVPSVIMSADITTDLIQQDLAESKI